One part of the Candidatus Binatia bacterium genome encodes these proteins:
- a CDS encoding ABC transporter substrate-binding protein yields MRKVGTKGRMTLAGVLQLACVSLLYAAQEASPRQVIETLHDGMIAVMRDSGASSFDSRAARLEPLLDTAFDLDFMARKSLGRAFDKLPADEQQRWIATFRRFMVANYAGRMKGYDGQRFETLGEEPAAQDTVLVRTRLIDPGAENMDLAYRLRRTKSGWKVIDVYLKGTVSELSLRRADFTAILEREGFPALLASVDAKIADLAAGKVK; encoded by the coding sequence GTGCGGAAGGTCGGAACGAAGGGGCGCATGACGCTCGCCGGGGTCTTGCAGCTCGCGTGCGTGAGCCTGCTCTACGCGGCGCAGGAAGCGTCACCCAGGCAGGTGATCGAGACGCTGCACGACGGCATGATCGCCGTCATGCGCGACTCCGGGGCGTCGAGCTTCGACTCCCGCGCCGCACGCCTCGAGCCGCTCCTCGACACCGCGTTCGACCTCGACTTCATGGCGCGCAAGTCGCTCGGCCGCGCCTTCGACAAGCTGCCCGCGGACGAGCAGCAGCGCTGGATCGCGACCTTCCGGCGCTTCATGGTCGCGAACTACGCCGGGCGGATGAAGGGCTACGACGGGCAGCGCTTCGAGACCCTCGGCGAGGAGCCCGCGGCGCAGGACACCGTGCTCGTACGCACGCGGCTGATCGACCCCGGCGCGGAGAACATGGATCTCGCCTACCGGCTGCGCCGCACGAAGTCGGGCTGGAAGGTGATCGACGTCTACCTGAAGGGCACGGTGAGCGAGCTGTCGCTGCGACGCGCGGACTTCACCGCGATCCTCGAGCGCGAGGGCTTCCCGGCGCTGCTCGCGAGCGTCGATGCAAAAATCGCCGACCTCGCGGCGGGCAAGGTCAAGTAG
- a CDS encoding MlaA family lipoprotein — protein sequence MSRWVVLCALAWPALALGCGLAFASGRPDSVMEEVPPPSRSDVDPRTDDEDARPEGADAAGTADTSAQTGDGEDDAFADDELELEIDERPTSFPDPWEKFNRRTLSLNQTIDRWFFAPVARAYGYVMPDRAKESVRDFFTNLESPAVFVNDVLQGELSDAATTFARFSVNTIFGLAGFFDPASELGIEKHSSDFGETLAKNGVGSGPFLIVPLVGPTTVRDGLGSLVDVAMQPSIYLLGPTPIVAAGLQEGTYGITLREAHGEDLERLEQGSLDYYAALRSAYYQDRMAHLGGVGVAETTPGAAATDAASDAVDGSAPLGDADPAGTPPNG from the coding sequence ATGAGCCGATGGGTCGTGCTGTGCGCGCTGGCGTGGCCAGCGCTCGCGCTCGGCTGCGGTCTCGCGTTCGCGTCCGGTCGTCCGGATTCGGTGATGGAGGAGGTTCCGCCGCCGTCGCGGTCCGACGTGGATCCGCGGACGGACGATGAAGACGCTCGCCCGGAAGGCGCGGACGCCGCGGGAACCGCAGACACCAGCGCGCAAACCGGCGACGGCGAGGACGACGCCTTCGCGGACGACGAGCTCGAGCTCGAGATCGACGAGCGCCCGACGTCCTTCCCTGATCCCTGGGAGAAGTTCAACCGCCGGACTTTGAGCTTGAACCAGACCATCGACCGCTGGTTCTTCGCTCCCGTCGCGCGCGCGTACGGCTACGTCATGCCCGATCGCGCGAAGGAGAGCGTGCGCGACTTCTTCACCAACCTCGAGTCGCCGGCGGTGTTCGTCAACGACGTGCTGCAGGGCGAGCTGTCGGACGCGGCGACCACCTTCGCGCGCTTCTCGGTCAATACCATCTTCGGGCTCGCGGGATTCTTCGACCCCGCGAGCGAGCTCGGCATCGAGAAGCACAGCTCGGACTTCGGCGAGACGCTCGCGAAGAACGGCGTGGGCAGCGGGCCGTTCCTGATCGTGCCGCTGGTCGGCCCGACCACCGTGCGCGACGGCCTGGGCTCGCTGGTCGACGTCGCGATGCAGCCGAGCATCTACCTGCTCGGCCCCACACCGATCGTCGCCGCCGGGCTACAGGAGGGCACCTACGGGATCACGCTGCGCGAGGCGCACGGCGAGGATCTCGAGCGCCTCGAGCAGGGCTCGCTCGACTACTACGCGGCGCTGCGCAGCGCGTACTACCAGGACCGCATGGCGCACCTGGGCGGTGTCGGGGTCGCGGAAACGACGCCGGGCGCCGCCGCGACGGACGCCGCGAGCGACGCCGTCGACGGGTCCGCGCCGCTCGGCGACGCGGATCCGGCGGGAACGCCGCCGAACGGCTGA
- a CDS encoding PAS domain-containing sensor histidine kinase has product MAFGSIRRRLQFLPLGGKLALIVALFGAIVVTLVVVAVVEMRILSAVRAYVGGEGLWSKGQKSAVLHLQHYARTHDTEEYRHFREAIAVPLGDRDARLALDREDPDRDAARRGFLAGRNHPDDIPGMIDLFLWFRDVPQMARAIEVWAASDTYILALASLGERMHAAISSGRTRPSDLEPLLDELHEIDRAATELADEFSASLGDGARRVRRLLLVLIVALAVLLLSVGAWLSWMLVRHVREGERRYRHLLDTAKDAIVVTDPATGRVVDANAKAGQMFGRPLPQLVGMAASDLHLPWAAPDGTSHAPLTESRATPIEIEAVAADGTLIPVEVTTAGAVIDGRRVVHGILRDVTERRRAEAALRESRRRLEEEACVSAALVRVGHGLIASLSEPELLDRLCQLTVEVMDCDASQTWLSQPNDGALVARAGFGPTPGEGERGRGVRIAREELQSFLARLERERVVWLRGDDVVRAGLGALAQQGALADGLYVALRRGDEIVGFQTACRRDATRDFDAAQLRVAEGIGQLASMALANTQLLEELEKANRVKSEFVAAMSHELRTPLHIIVGYSSLLLEEAFGALSSAQADTVQRIERAADELCELVSSTLDMSRLQAGQVQVLPEMVEIDDFLHEMSLSVQVPRDKTRLTLDWRREGVVPPIFTDRLKLKVVIKNLVRNGIKFTDAGRVSVTARAVRGGVEFAVRDTGIGIPLEKQAEIFDAFHQGANTAERSYGGVGLGLYIANRLVAMMGGTITVESAPGCGSTFRVWLPAVLTAHRRAA; this is encoded by the coding sequence ATGGCATTCGGCTCGATTCGGCGGCGTCTGCAGTTCCTCCCGCTCGGCGGCAAGCTCGCGCTGATCGTGGCGCTGTTCGGCGCGATCGTGGTGACGCTCGTCGTGGTCGCCGTCGTCGAGATGCGCATTCTGTCCGCCGTGCGCGCGTACGTCGGCGGCGAGGGGCTGTGGTCGAAGGGGCAGAAGAGCGCGGTGCTGCACCTGCAGCACTACGCGCGCACGCACGACACGGAGGAGTACCGCCACTTCCGCGAGGCGATCGCGGTGCCGCTCGGCGATCGCGACGCGCGCCTCGCGCTCGATCGCGAGGACCCCGATCGCGACGCCGCGCGCCGCGGCTTCCTCGCGGGCCGCAACCACCCGGACGACATCCCGGGCATGATCGACCTCTTCCTGTGGTTCCGCGACGTGCCGCAGATGGCGCGGGCGATCGAGGTCTGGGCCGCGTCCGACACCTACATCCTCGCGCTCGCGTCGCTCGGCGAGCGGATGCACGCCGCGATCTCGTCCGGTCGCACGCGGCCGTCCGATCTCGAGCCGCTGCTCGACGAGCTGCACGAGATCGACCGCGCGGCGACGGAGCTCGCCGACGAGTTCAGCGCGAGCCTCGGCGACGGCGCGCGTCGCGTGCGGCGGCTGCTGCTGGTCCTGATCGTCGCGCTCGCGGTGCTGCTGCTGTCGGTCGGCGCCTGGCTGTCGTGGATGCTCGTGCGGCACGTCCGCGAGGGCGAGCGTCGCTACCGCCACCTGCTCGACACCGCGAAGGATGCGATCGTCGTCACCGACCCCGCGACCGGGCGGGTCGTCGACGCGAACGCGAAGGCGGGGCAAATGTTCGGCCGACCGCTGCCGCAGCTCGTCGGCATGGCGGCGTCGGATCTGCACCTGCCGTGGGCGGCGCCGGACGGGACGTCGCACGCGCCGCTCACCGAGTCGCGCGCGACGCCGATCGAGATCGAGGCCGTCGCGGCGGACGGCACGCTCATCCCGGTCGAGGTCACGACCGCGGGTGCTGTGATCGACGGTCGTCGCGTCGTGCACGGCATCCTGCGCGACGTCACCGAGCGGCGTCGCGCCGAGGCGGCGCTGCGTGAGTCGCGGCGGCGCCTCGAGGAGGAAGCGTGCGTCTCGGCGGCGCTGGTGCGCGTCGGGCACGGTCTGATCGCGTCGCTCAGCGAGCCGGAGCTGCTCGATCGCCTCTGCCAGCTCACGGTCGAGGTCATGGACTGCGACGCGAGCCAGACCTGGCTCTCGCAGCCGAACGACGGTGCGCTGGTCGCGCGCGCCGGCTTCGGGCCGACGCCCGGCGAGGGCGAGCGAGGACGCGGCGTGCGCATCGCGCGCGAGGAGCTGCAGAGCTTTCTCGCGCGGCTCGAGCGCGAGCGCGTCGTCTGGTTGCGCGGCGACGACGTCGTGCGCGCCGGGCTCGGCGCGCTGGCGCAGCAAGGCGCGCTCGCCGACGGTCTCTACGTCGCGCTCCGTCGCGGCGACGAGATCGTGGGCTTCCAGACGGCCTGCCGAAGGGACGCGACGCGCGACTTCGACGCCGCGCAGCTGCGCGTCGCCGAGGGCATCGGACAGCTCGCCTCGATGGCGCTCGCCAACACGCAGCTGCTCGAGGAGCTCGAGAAGGCGAACCGCGTCAAGTCGGAATTCGTCGCGGCCATGTCGCACGAGCTGCGCACGCCGCTGCACATCATCGTCGGCTACTCGAGTCTGCTGCTCGAGGAAGCTTTCGGCGCGCTCTCGTCCGCGCAGGCCGACACCGTGCAGCGCATCGAGCGCGCGGCCGACGAGCTGTGCGAGCTGGTGTCGTCGACGCTCGACATGAGCCGCCTGCAAGCCGGACAGGTGCAGGTCCTGCCCGAGATGGTCGAGATCGACGACTTCCTGCACGAGATGTCGCTCTCCGTGCAGGTGCCGCGCGACAAGACCCGTCTCACGCTCGACTGGCGCCGCGAAGGCGTCGTCCCGCCGATCTTCACCGATCGTCTGAAGCTCAAGGTCGTGATCAAGAACCTGGTGCGCAACGGGATCAAGTTCACCGACGCGGGGAGGGTGAGCGTCACCGCGCGCGCCGTGCGCGGTGGCGTCGAGTTCGCCGTGCGCGACACTGGGATCGGCATCCCGCTCGAGAAGCAGGCCGAGATCTTCGACGCCTTCCATCAAGGCGCCAACACCGCCGAGCGGTCGTACGGCGGCGTCGGGCTCGGGCTCTACATCGCGAACCGTCTGGTCGCGATGATGGGCGGGACGATCACGGTCGAGAGCGCGCCCGGGTGCGGCTCGACGTTCCGCGTCTGGCTTCCGGCAGTGCTCACCGCGCACAGGCGGGCTGCGTGA
- a CDS encoding ferritin-like domain-containing protein — protein MTEFTIDTPTQEPPLETAMKVVYQWSYDPAVDELRNLYVKATEAQWVAERDIDWERDIDHAKFATTPLGSPLPIEKTSYWRSLSEEQLWEITRRTASFRLSQFLHGEQGALMVAAQLVNSVPHTDAKFYAATQTMDEARHVEVFAKYIEKLHEIRPIAAPLRRVLDSTLQTGNWLEKLVGMQIVVEGLALYSFKDMRSLTQEPLLKDLLTYVTRDEARHHAYGVQYVDRCVPCLTEAQRIELEDFALEASRTLIDNRNQQAFLAEVLRVWSEAGVDTNELLNCLQREMDELTRDEKKGKRLGPVQGFVIPTLRRCGLLSERVAAHYHDFLRHNLTRNLVGEDVEEFLRYLPDLPEDTAAWVLSELHEA, from the coding sequence ATGACCGAGTTCACCATCGACACGCCGACGCAGGAGCCGCCGCTCGAGACCGCGATGAAGGTGGTCTACCAGTGGAGCTACGACCCGGCGGTCGACGAGCTGCGCAACCTGTACGTCAAGGCGACGGAGGCGCAGTGGGTCGCCGAGCGCGACATCGACTGGGAGCGCGACATCGACCACGCCAAGTTCGCGACCACGCCGCTCGGCTCGCCGCTGCCGATCGAGAAGACGTCGTACTGGCGCTCGCTCAGCGAGGAGCAGCTCTGGGAGATCACGCGGCGGACGGCGTCGTTCCGCCTGAGCCAGTTCCTGCACGGCGAGCAGGGCGCGCTGATGGTCGCGGCGCAGCTCGTCAACTCGGTGCCGCACACCGACGCGAAGTTCTACGCCGCGACGCAGACGATGGACGAGGCGCGTCACGTCGAGGTGTTCGCCAAGTACATCGAGAAGCTCCACGAGATCCGCCCGATCGCGGCGCCGCTGCGGCGCGTCCTCGACTCGACCCTGCAGACCGGCAACTGGCTCGAGAAGCTCGTCGGCATGCAGATCGTCGTCGAGGGGCTCGCGCTCTACAGCTTCAAGGACATGCGTAGCTTGACGCAGGAGCCGCTGCTCAAGGACCTGCTGACCTACGTCACGCGCGACGAGGCGCGCCATCACGCGTACGGCGTGCAGTACGTCGACCGCTGCGTTCCATGCTTGACGGAGGCGCAGCGCATCGAGCTCGAGGACTTCGCGCTCGAGGCGTCGCGCACGCTGATCGACAACCGCAACCAACAGGCGTTCCTCGCCGAGGTGCTGCGCGTGTGGTCGGAGGCGGGCGTCGACACGAACGAGCTGCTGAATTGCCTGCAGCGCGAGATGGACGAGCTGACGCGCGACGAGAAGAAGGGCAAGCGTCTCGGCCCGGTGCAGGGCTTCGTCATCCCGACGCTGCGTCGCTGCGGCCTGCTCTCCGAGCGCGTCGCCGCGCACTACCACGACTTCCTGCGCCACAACCTGACGCGCAACCTGGTCGGCGAGGACGTCGAGGAGTTCCTGCGCTACCTGCCGGACCTGCCCGAGGACACGGCGGCCTGGGTGCTGAGCGAGCTGCACGAGGCGTAG
- a CDS encoding GntR family transcriptional regulator — protein MTATSRTVVPFQPPRRRRLHQDVFEQLRDAILDGRYQPGDKLPPERELAEEFQVNRTSVREAIKVLEGMRLVSVRQGDGATVLPLIDASLDVLPAMIFHGGRVDMTLLAELNEVMRPLLFEMGRLAIERNGTARLPELKALRDTVADTTLDLEERARALRAVLLVLSDMTGNRVWQMLARRTHAFLTSEPLQAARGKLRPDPGRVVPAMDECIAALEAGRIEDAVAALQRVIRTIEENTMRDTRNDSTDRRKA, from the coding sequence ATGACCGCCACGTCGCGCACCGTCGTGCCCTTTCAGCCGCCACGGCGCCGCCGCCTGCACCAGGACGTCTTCGAGCAGCTGCGCGACGCGATCCTCGACGGCCGCTACCAGCCGGGCGACAAGCTGCCGCCCGAGCGCGAGCTCGCCGAGGAGTTCCAGGTCAACCGCACCTCGGTGCGCGAGGCGATCAAGGTGCTCGAGGGGATGCGGCTCGTGTCGGTCCGTCAGGGCGACGGCGCGACCGTGTTGCCGCTGATCGACGCCTCGCTCGACGTGCTGCCGGCGATGATCTTCCACGGCGGACGCGTCGACATGACGCTGCTCGCCGAGCTCAACGAGGTGATGCGGCCGCTGCTCTTCGAGATGGGCCGCCTCGCGATCGAGCGCAACGGCACGGCGCGCCTCCCGGAGCTCAAGGCGCTGCGCGACACCGTCGCCGACACGACGCTCGACCTCGAGGAGCGCGCACGCGCGCTGCGCGCGGTGCTGCTCGTCCTCTCGGACATGACCGGCAACCGCGTGTGGCAGATGCTCGCGCGCCGTACGCACGCGTTCCTCACCTCGGAGCCGCTGCAGGCCGCGCGCGGCAAGCTGCGTCCCGATCCCGGACGCGTCGTGCCGGCGATGGACGAGTGCATCGCGGCGCTCGAGGCGGGACGCATCGAGGACGCGGTCGCCGCGCTGCAGCGGGTCATCCGCACCATCGAGGAGAACACGATGCGCGATACGCGCAACGACAGCACGGACCGGAGGAAGGCATGA
- a CDS encoding SGNH/GDSL hydrolase family protein, with protein MTGLPAEMHGARDAGDGRRPADRPWRRRAGTAVRILLALLAPWVVLEVALRLAGYQPPDLRPRMALFPRFPAMYEPHRELGWVLKPNLDYRGLDLAIPFRTDANGNRVHGTAPTAPEEVAVDCIGDSSTFGYGVPDDETYPARLEALLASGSGAPVRVRNLGVPGYTVYEARLLAERDGAHAPVTLVMVGFNDHFPATRTRFWSLWARRAAYACFRSRACALLFDVATAPDPEAPPAPPKPASRYVPDVAPDEYEEQLVRTVRALREAGSTPILLVYPSLSIPPGMPEAIARHWNQPLDQVEANIAAHPVYQDITRRVGAREGVQVIDLAPVFDAAGNDRLHLDWVHPNAEGQALIATTVADAVRRALAESAGRSTSNR; from the coding sequence ATGACGGGGCTGCCCGCCGAGATGCACGGCGCCCGCGACGCCGGGGATGGACGTCGCCCGGCGGACCGCCCCTGGCGCAGGCGCGCCGGCACGGCCGTCCGTATCCTGCTGGCGCTGCTCGCCCCCTGGGTCGTGCTCGAGGTCGCGCTGCGCCTTGCCGGCTACCAGCCGCCCGACCTGCGTCCCCGGATGGCGCTCTTCCCGCGCTTTCCCGCGATGTACGAGCCGCATCGCGAGCTCGGCTGGGTGCTGAAGCCGAACCTCGACTACCGGGGGCTCGACCTGGCGATCCCGTTTCGCACCGACGCGAACGGCAACCGGGTCCACGGGACCGCCCCCACGGCCCCCGAGGAGGTCGCCGTCGACTGCATCGGCGACTCGAGCACCTTCGGCTACGGCGTGCCGGACGACGAGACCTACCCCGCACGGCTCGAGGCGCTGCTCGCGAGCGGATCCGGCGCGCCGGTGCGGGTCCGCAACCTCGGCGTGCCCGGCTACACGGTCTACGAGGCGCGTCTCCTCGCCGAGCGCGACGGCGCGCACGCCCCGGTGACGCTCGTCATGGTCGGCTTCAACGACCACTTCCCGGCGACCCGTACGCGCTTCTGGAGCCTGTGGGCGCGGCGCGCCGCGTACGCCTGCTTCCGCAGCCGCGCCTGCGCGCTGCTCTTCGACGTCGCGACCGCGCCCGATCCCGAGGCGCCGCCCGCGCCGCCCAAGCCCGCGAGCCGCTACGTCCCCGACGTCGCACCCGACGAGTACGAGGAGCAGCTCGTGCGCACCGTCCGCGCGCTGCGCGAGGCGGGCAGCACGCCGATCCTACTCGTCTACCCGTCGCTCTCGATCCCGCCCGGCATGCCGGAGGCGATCGCGCGCCACTGGAACCAGCCGCTCGATCAGGTCGAGGCCAACATCGCGGCGCACCCGGTCTACCAGGACATCACCCGCAGGGTCGGCGCGCGCGAGGGCGTGCAGGTCATCGACCTCGCACCCGTGTTCGACGCGGCCGGCAACGACCGCCTGCACCTCGACTGGGTCCACCCCAACGCCGAGGGTCAGGCGCTGATCGCCACCACGGTCGCGGACGCGGTGCGGCGCGCGCTCGCCGAGTCCGCCGGACGTTCGACGTCGAACCGCTGA
- a CDS encoding SDR family oxidoreductase, with protein sequence MPERCYLLTGASGFLGREILREIARREPDARVYALLRAPVGDLERRAAALGWRRVAPRAVAVSGDLMRLRAGLSPRDVERITSEVTHVVHAGATVRFDEDLHRARQVNVHGTRQLLDLARRMKRLERFVLVSTAFVGGERARTLLEGPAPPGRFRNTYERTKWEAEEVARRAMATLPVTIVRPSIIGPALAPPAAHPAAQRASDAPADEEPRASFGPADGVRCSTGAPARGLADEPRARFLMLLHLYLTHGWRWVPGTPSSIVDLVPVDLVARATLALAERPLSDGRWYHLAAGPRASTLGELGEIASRTFRAPPLAFVPRPLFRAALRLVVWGRARVLLDRAMPYVPYLSVRTRIDTTDSQRVLRELGIEMPRVADAFAELLKMLHARGELDVAAAHAPAPMVSDPPASAASASVRTGSAPPALARPPVRFGTRQVLTLSAGRDGAAPPRRALERRS encoded by the coding sequence ATGCCCGAGCGATGCTACCTGCTGACCGGCGCGAGCGGCTTTCTCGGCCGCGAGATCCTGCGCGAGATCGCCCGCCGCGAGCCCGACGCGCGCGTCTACGCGCTGCTGCGCGCGCCCGTCGGCGACCTCGAGCGGCGCGCGGCGGCGCTCGGCTGGCGGCGCGTCGCGCCACGCGCGGTCGCGGTGAGCGGCGACCTGATGCGGCTTCGCGCCGGGCTCTCGCCGCGCGACGTCGAGCGCATCACCAGCGAGGTGACGCACGTCGTGCACGCCGGCGCCACGGTGCGCTTCGACGAGGACCTGCATCGTGCGCGGCAGGTGAACGTCCACGGCACGCGCCAGCTCCTCGACCTCGCGCGCCGCATGAAGCGGCTCGAGCGCTTCGTGCTGGTCAGCACCGCGTTCGTCGGCGGCGAGCGCGCGCGCACGCTGCTCGAGGGGCCGGCGCCGCCCGGGCGCTTCCGTAATACCTACGAGCGCACCAAGTGGGAGGCCGAGGAGGTCGCGCGCCGGGCCATGGCGACGCTGCCGGTGACGATCGTCCGGCCAAGCATCATCGGTCCGGCGCTCGCTCCGCCCGCTGCGCACCCCGCAGCGCAGCGGGCGAGCGACGCGCCGGCCGATGAGGAGCCGCGAGCTTCGTTCGGGCCTGCCGACGGCGTCCGGTGCAGCACGGGCGCGCCCGCCCGCGGCCTCGCCGACGAGCCGCGCGCACGCTTCCTGATGCTGCTCCATCTCTACTTGACGCACGGCTGGCGCTGGGTGCCGGGGACGCCGTCCTCGATCGTCGACCTCGTGCCGGTCGACCTGGTCGCGCGCGCGACGCTCGCGCTCGCCGAGCGACCGCTGAGCGACGGCCGCTGGTACCACCTCGCAGCAGGGCCACGCGCGTCGACCCTCGGCGAGCTCGGCGAGATCGCGAGCCGCACCTTCCGCGCCCCGCCGCTCGCGTTCGTGCCGCGGCCGCTGTTCCGCGCAGCGCTACGCCTGGTGGTGTGGGGCCGAGCGCGGGTGCTGCTCGATCGCGCGATGCCCTACGTGCCGTACCTGAGCGTGCGCACGCGGATCGACACGACGGACTCGCAGCGCGTCCTGCGCGAGCTCGGGATCGAGATGCCGCGGGTCGCGGACGCGTTCGCCGAGCTGCTCAAGATGCTGCACGCGCGCGGGGAGCTCGACGTCGCCGCGGCGCACGCGCCTGCGCCTATGGTCAGCGATCCTCCGGCGTCGGCTGCTTCTGCGTCAGTGCGCACGGGCTCCGCGCCGCCGGCGCTCGCACGTCCACCGGTGCGCTTCGGCACGCGTCAAGTACTGACGCTCAGCGCAGGCCGCGACGGCGCAGCACCTCCGCGGCGAGCCCTGGAACGTCGCTCATGA
- a CDS encoding glycerophosphodiester phosphodiesterase, whose product MRYLDGPRPRLFAHRGGARIAPENTLAAFAAGLAAGADRLELDVHATRDGHVVVIHDPTVDRTTDGTGEVREMTLAELQRLDAGFHFAGPRGDFPYRARGVCVPTLAQLLEAFPGVPLNIEIKQCEPAIEEAVLDVLDRFRARDQVLLAAEDASIMERIRAAAPDMLTSFSALDVLGFVTALQNGQIDTYQPPGIALQIPPAFGDIELVTAESVAAAHRLGLEVHVWTIDEPDEMERLLDLGVDALMSDVPGLAAEVLRRRGLR is encoded by the coding sequence ATGCGCTACCTCGACGGACCCCGCCCGCGCCTGTTCGCCCACCGCGGCGGCGCGCGCATCGCACCCGAGAACACGCTCGCGGCGTTCGCCGCCGGTCTCGCCGCCGGCGCCGATCGCCTCGAGCTCGACGTGCACGCGACCCGCGACGGCCACGTCGTCGTGATCCACGACCCGACCGTCGACCGCACGACCGACGGCACGGGCGAGGTGCGCGAGATGACCCTTGCCGAGCTGCAGCGTCTCGACGCCGGCTTCCACTTCGCCGGACCGCGCGGCGACTTCCCGTACCGCGCGCGCGGCGTGTGCGTGCCAACGCTCGCCCAGCTCCTCGAGGCGTTCCCCGGCGTGCCGCTCAACATCGAGATCAAGCAGTGCGAGCCGGCGATCGAGGAAGCGGTGCTCGACGTGCTCGACCGCTTCCGCGCCCGGGACCAGGTGCTGCTCGCCGCCGAGGACGCGTCGATCATGGAGCGCATCCGCGCCGCGGCGCCCGACATGCTGACGAGCTTCTCCGCGCTCGACGTGCTGGGCTTCGTCACCGCTCTGCAGAACGGCCAGATCGACACGTACCAGCCGCCCGGCATCGCGCTGCAGATCCCGCCCGCCTTCGGCGACATCGAGCTCGTCACCGCCGAGTCGGTCGCGGCGGCGCACCGGCTCGGGCTCGAGGTGCACGTCTGGACGATCGACGAGCCCGACGAGATGGAGAGGCTGCTCGACCTCGGCGTCGACGCGCTCATGAGCGACGTTCCAGGGCTCGCCGCGGAGGTGCTGCGCCGTCGCGGCCTGCGCTGA
- a CDS encoding AMP-binding protein, with protein MNAPDWRSSNAADAILAARAHDERPALIDLMRTGADATSNAGVAVSYARLVELVEAATRELRALGLARDGGEVPRVCLAGANGTTYVVLALAVLRAGACLVPLASELSHAEREQLVRAVHPRAVLLAPGARWEGSVAPQRVLRVGGDEVGVVLAPCGDARSPLDEARLAALDPAFIRFSSGTTGASKGVVLSHRTLLERVAAANRGLGITADDRVLWVLSMAHHFAASILLYLANGATTVLVGAQLPAELLGAAREHAATVLYASPFHYGSLAAVRAEGAWPSLRLAVSTAASLPTTTARAFEARFGVPPAQALGIIEVGIVALNRTPRERPESIGRPLPDFAVELRDERGAVVAPGEIGELFVRGPGMLDAYLWPFRSRDEILQDGWFSTGDLATAAADGSLTLVGRARSVINVSGLKCFPEEIEAVLERHPEVAAARVSGRPHAHVGAVPVADVVPRDPQRPPEPRELAAHCRASLARFKVPVEFRFVDELPRTASGKVKR; from the coding sequence GTGAACGCCCCCGACTGGAGGAGCTCGAACGCCGCGGACGCGATCCTCGCCGCACGCGCGCACGACGAGCGTCCGGCGCTGATCGACCTGATGCGGACCGGCGCGGACGCGACGAGCAATGCCGGCGTCGCGGTGAGCTACGCGCGACTCGTGGAGCTGGTCGAGGCGGCGACCCGCGAGCTGCGCGCGCTCGGCCTCGCGCGCGACGGTGGCGAGGTGCCGCGGGTCTGCCTCGCCGGCGCGAACGGCACGACGTACGTCGTGCTCGCGCTCGCCGTGCTGCGCGCGGGCGCTTGCCTCGTGCCGCTCGCGAGCGAGCTGTCGCACGCGGAGCGCGAGCAGCTCGTGCGCGCGGTGCATCCCCGCGCGGTGCTGCTCGCACCCGGCGCGCGCTGGGAAGGCTCTGTCGCGCCGCAGCGCGTGCTGCGCGTCGGCGGCGACGAGGTGGGCGTCGTCCTCGCGCCGTGCGGCGATGCGCGCTCGCCGCTCGACGAGGCTCGGCTCGCCGCGCTCGATCCCGCGTTCATCCGCTTCAGCTCGGGCACGACCGGCGCGAGCAAGGGTGTGGTGCTCTCGCACCGGACGCTGCTCGAGCGGGTCGCAGCGGCGAACCGCGGCCTCGGCATCACGGCCGACGACCGGGTGCTCTGGGTGCTGTCGATGGCGCACCACTTCGCCGCGTCGATCCTGCTCTACCTCGCGAACGGCGCGACCACCGTCCTGGTCGGCGCGCAGCTGCCGGCGGAGCTGCTCGGCGCGGCGCGCGAGCACGCCGCGACCGTGCTCTACGCGTCGCCGTTCCATTACGGATCGCTCGCTGCGGTGCGCGCCGAGGGTGCGTGGCCGTCGCTGCGGCTTGCGGTGTCGACCGCGGCCTCCCTGCCGACGACGACCGCGCGCGCCTTCGAGGCGCGCTTCGGCGTGCCGCCGGCGCAGGCGCTCGGCATCATCGAGGTCGGCATCGTCGCGCTGAACCGCACGCCGCGCGAGCGGCCCGAGTCGATCGGCCGTCCGCTGCCGGACTTCGCGGTCGAGCTCCGAGACGAGCGTGGGGCGGTCGTCGCACCGGGCGAGATCGGCGAGCTCTTCGTGCGCGGCCCGGGGATGCTCGACGCGTACCTGTGGCCGTTTCGCAGCCGCGACGAGATCCTGCAGGACGGCTGGTTCTCGACCGGCGATCTCGCGACCGCGGCCGCGGACGGTAGCTTGACGCTGGTCGGGCGCGCGCGCAGCGTCATCAACGTGTCGGGCCTCAAGTGCTTCCCGGAGGAGATCGAGGCGGTGCTCGAGCGCCATCCGGAGGTCGCGGCGGCGCGGGTGTCCGGACGCCCGCACGCGCACGTCGGCGCGGTGCCGGTCGCCGACGTGGTGCCGCGCGATCCGCAACGCCCGCCCGAGCCGCGCGAGCTCGCGGCGCACTGCCGCGCCTCGCTCGCGCGCTTCAAGGTCCCGGTCGAGTTCCGCTTCGTCGACGAGCTGCCGCGGACGGCGAGCGGCAAGGTGAAGCGCTGA